A section of the Triticum dicoccoides isolate Atlit2015 ecotype Zavitan chromosome 7A, WEW_v2.0, whole genome shotgun sequence genome encodes:
- the LOC119329437 gene encoding AT-hook motif nuclear-localized protein 2-like isoform X1: MSEAAGEAAYGADMPESPLHPQPQPIVGARLDDAHEGNASYSAPHSSCPTANNGVVHVPAMSASFEPPKQKRGRPRKYTPDGTKPPAIFPAPYPIGVVASPTPVLPPGFTLGLWGVGVVRPQAPLPSPLPPPPFENSKQRAKKKRVWPPRSTTSKKQRELAVAEPDATGFVPQVITIQGGEDVAAKVISYCGNGWAVCILSAEGAVRNVTLKQPASSCGTVIYEGYFDIVSLSGVYLLSKSNGLSTLKGGFSISLVGHDGSLFGGGLAGPLIAASPVQVVFGRFAADEKEEIKQDVASGRFAADEKEEIKQDVASGRFAADEKEEIKQDVASGRFAADEKEEIKQDVASGRFAADEKEEIKQDVASGTPGATAPTAAPNETSSGPGSPSN; encoded by the exons ATGTCGGAGGCAGCGGGTGAGGCGGCATATGGCGCGGACATGCCCGAGAGCCCGCTTCATCCTCAGCCACAACCCATCGTTGGTGCCCGCCTGGACGACGCCCACGAAGGTAACGCTTCCTATTCTGCACCGCACTCATCGTGTCCCACGGCCAACAACGGTGTTGTGCATGTGCCTGCCATGAGCGCGAGCTTTGAGCCACCCAAGCAGAAGCGCGGCCGCCCGCGGAAGTACACCCCAGATGGTACCAAGCCGCCAGCTATCTTCCCGGCACCATATCCTATTGGTGTTGTCGCTTCCCCGACACCTGTTCTACCCCCGGGCTTCACGTTGGGATTGTGGGGCGTAGGCGTCGTGAGGCCCCAGGCACCACTGCCGTCGCCATTACCGCCACCACCCTTTGAGAATTCAAAACAACGGGCCAAGAAGAAGAGGGTATGGCCGCCGAGGTCCACAACCAGCAAGAAGCAGCGGGAGTTGGCAGTAGCAG AGCCAGATGCGACTGGATTCGTTCCTCAGGTCATCACAATCCAAGGTGGAGAG GATGTAGCAGCGAAAGTCATCTCCTATTGTGGGAATGGGTGGGCAGTTTGTATCCTGTCTGCCGAGGGCGCTGTACGCAATGTGACACTGAAGCAACCAGCTTCTTCCTGTGGAACTGTTATTTATGAG GGCTATTTTGACATTGTCTCTTTGTCTGGCGTGTATCTGCTGTCAAAAAGTAATGGACTGAGCACTCTAAAAGGTGGATTCAGTATTTCGCTTGTTGGtcatgatggctctctcttcggcgGTGGGTTAGCAGGACCTCTGATTGCAGCTTCACCTGTTCAG GTGGTCTTTGGAAGGTTTGCCGCTGATGAAAAAGAGGAGATCAAACAGGATGTGGCCAGTGGAAGGTTTGCAGCTGATGAAAAAGAGGAGATCAAACAGGATGTGGCCAGTGGAAGGTTTGCAGCTGATGAAAAAGAGGAGATCAAACAGGATGTGGCCAGTGGAAGGTTTGCCGCTGATGAAAAAGAGGAGATCAAACAGGATGTGGCCAGTGGAAGGTTTGCAGCTGATGAAAAAGAGGAGATCAAACAGGATGTGGCCAGTGGAACTCCAGGTGCTACTGCACCGACTGCTGCCCCGAATGAAACCTCCAGTGGCCCAGGAAGCCCATCAAACTAG
- the LOC119334387 gene encoding uncharacterized protein At5g41620-like produces the protein MLRRRDAGEAVAAVEEVTTRPKIRKWCALSSSSGASGTLRRLRLRRGVVSLHRRGSGGVSSPLPTSWKMSESSWSRACRADRMHSSVSARKLVSALWQMNEGGLLEEEEEEEARIARDAAARRGSAAAHRRCASSVEISKRSRTRSKVVSEADHGRHWLSDNLSNAGTTGVHPCAQDSSSTCSADRMAHLQDMYNSLTACKELVRVLGNIWGPGDLSPSTASLLSALRSELDLARAHARQLARERSHRGSETVELMKKRLEAEARAWKSKQREKVAATVRVVCDELDGERRSRRRAERVSAKLGSALAEAERELERERRSRERLEKVCDELVRGGGVEEEARREAEEAQAEVDREREMLRLADELREERVQMKLLEARLQFEEKNAVVEQLRGELEAFLETKKQGLLEAESPAAAADEERQATHDDDRHGFFEAEEGADRIARVDASKRTDVDDDGGGSDDGSDGSDMHSIELNMDGRSKDCGGWSYSTASKETLTPTAKKAASADSRGTGCADPWASDRRSLEESEGGQRWDDEEGRSDVDEEDSERYQAIKNLREQMLAGHGLGSIFLPGAYEGNYTA, from the exons ATGCTGAGGCGGCGCGACGCGGGtgaagctgttgctgctgttgAGGAGGTGACAACGAGGCCCAAGATCCGCAAGTGGTGCGCGCTCTCGTCGTCGTCCGGCGCGTCGGGGACACTGAGGAGGCTGAGGCTGAGGCGAGGCGTGgtgtcgctccaccggaggggatcAGGCGGCGTCTCTTCGCCGTTGCCGACCAGCTGGAAGATGTCCGAGTCGTCCTGGAGCCGGGCGTGCCGCGCCGACAGGATGCACTCGTCGGTGTCCGCCCGGAAGCTCGTCAGCGCTCTCTGGCAGATGAACGAGGGCGGCttgcttgaggaggaggaggaggaggaggcccggaTCGCCAGGGACGCGGCTGCGCGCCGGGGCTCTGCGGCGGCGCACCGGCGCTGCGCGTCGTCCGTGGAG ATCTCCAAGAGGTCAAGAACGAGGAGCAAGGTGGTTTCGGAGGCTGATCATGGGCGCCATTGGCTTTCAGATAACCTGAGCAATGCCGGCACAACTGGG GTGCACCCATGCGCTCAAGACTCTAGCTCCACATGTTCAGCGGACAGAATGGCACACCTGCAGGACATGTACAACAGCCTGACGGCGTGCAAGGAGCTCGTCAGAGTCCTCGGCAACATCTGGGGGCCGGGAGACCTGAGCCCGTCCACGGCGTCGCTCCTCTCCGCCCTGCGCTCCGAGCTCGACCTGGCGCGCGCCCACGCGCGGCAGCTCGCCAGGGAGCGGAGCCACCGCGGCAGCGAGACGGTGGAGCTCATGAAGAAGCGACTGGAGGCGGAGGCGCGCGCGTGGAAGAGCAAGCAGCGGGAGAAGGTGGCGGCCACCGTGCGGGTCGTGTGCGACGAGCTCGACGGCGAGCGGCGGTCGAGGCGGAGGGCGGAGCGGGTGAGCGCCAAGCTCGGGAGCGCGCTGGCCGAGGCGGAGCGGGAGCTCGAGCGGGAGCGGAGGTCGAGGGAGCGGCTGGAGAAGGTGTGCGACGAGCTCGTGCGCGGCGGCGGGGTGGAGGAGGAGGCGAGGCGGGAGGCCGAGGAGGCGCAGGCGGAGGTCGACCGGGAGCGGGAGATGCTGCGGCTCGCCGACGAGCTCCGCGAGGAGCGGGTCCAGATGAAGCTGCTCGAGGCGCGGCTCCAGTTCGAGGAGAAGAACGCCGTCGTCGAGCAGCTGCGCGGCGAGCTGGAGGCCTTCCTGGAGACCAAGAAGCAGGGCCTCCTGGAAGCGGAATCACCTGCCGCCGCCGCGGATGAAGAACGCCAAGCCACTCACGACGATGATCGCCATGGATTCTTCGAAGCTGAAGAAGGTGCCGATAGAATCGCTCGTGTTGATGCCAGCAAGAGGACGGACGTAGACGACGATGGAGGAGGATCCGATGATGGTTCAGACGGCAGCGACATGCACTCCATCGAGCTGAACATGGACGGCAGAAGCAAGGACTGTGGCGGCTGGAGCTACAGCACCGCTTCCAAGGAGACGCTCACACCGACGGCCAAGAAGGCGGCGTCTGCGGACAGCAGGGGAACGGGGTGCGCCGATCCGTGGGCCAGCGACCGGCGGTCGCTGGAGGAATCGGAAGGAGGCCAACGGTGGGACGACGAGGAAGGGCGCAGCGACGTCGACGAGGAGGACTCCGAGAGGTACCAGGCCATCAAGAACCTCAGGGAGCAGATGCTCGCCGGCCATGGGCTGGGTTCCATTTTCCTGCCGGGAGCATACGAAGGAAATTATACGGCCTGA
- the LOC119329437 gene encoding AT-hook motif nuclear-localized protein 2-like isoform X2 → MSEAAGEAAYGADMPESPLHPQPQPIVGARLDDAHEGNASYSAPHSSCPTANNGVVHVPAMSASFEPPKQKRGRPRKYTPDGTKPPAIFPAPYPIGVVASPTPVLPPGFTLGLWGVGVVRPQAPLPSPLPPPPFENSKQRAKKKRVWPPRSTTSKKQRELAVAEPDATGFVPQVITIQGGEDVAAKVISYCGNGWAVCILSAEGAVRNVTLKQPASSCGTVIYEGYFDIVSLSGVYLLSKSNGLSTLKGGFSISLVGHDGSLFGGGLAGPLIAASPVQVVFGRFAADEKEEIKQDVASGRFAADEKEEIKQDVASGRFAADEKEEIKQDVASGRFAADEKEEIKQDVASGTPGATAPTAAPNETSSGPGSPSN, encoded by the exons ATGTCGGAGGCAGCGGGTGAGGCGGCATATGGCGCGGACATGCCCGAGAGCCCGCTTCATCCTCAGCCACAACCCATCGTTGGTGCCCGCCTGGACGACGCCCACGAAGGTAACGCTTCCTATTCTGCACCGCACTCATCGTGTCCCACGGCCAACAACGGTGTTGTGCATGTGCCTGCCATGAGCGCGAGCTTTGAGCCACCCAAGCAGAAGCGCGGCCGCCCGCGGAAGTACACCCCAGATGGTACCAAGCCGCCAGCTATCTTCCCGGCACCATATCCTATTGGTGTTGTCGCTTCCCCGACACCTGTTCTACCCCCGGGCTTCACGTTGGGATTGTGGGGCGTAGGCGTCGTGAGGCCCCAGGCACCACTGCCGTCGCCATTACCGCCACCACCCTTTGAGAATTCAAAACAACGGGCCAAGAAGAAGAGGGTATGGCCGCCGAGGTCCACAACCAGCAAGAAGCAGCGGGAGTTGGCAGTAGCAG AGCCAGATGCGACTGGATTCGTTCCTCAGGTCATCACAATCCAAGGTGGAGAG GATGTAGCAGCGAAAGTCATCTCCTATTGTGGGAATGGGTGGGCAGTTTGTATCCTGTCTGCCGAGGGCGCTGTACGCAATGTGACACTGAAGCAACCAGCTTCTTCCTGTGGAACTGTTATTTATGAG GGCTATTTTGACATTGTCTCTTTGTCTGGCGTGTATCTGCTGTCAAAAAGTAATGGACTGAGCACTCTAAAAGGTGGATTCAGTATTTCGCTTGTTGGtcatgatggctctctcttcggcgGTGGGTTAGCAGGACCTCTGATTGCAGCTTCACCTGTTCAG GTGGTCTTTGGAAGGTTTGCCGCTGATGAAAAAGAGGAGATCAAACAGGATGTGGCCAGTGGAAGGTTTGCAGCTGATGAAAAAGAGGAGATCAAACAGGATGTGGCCAGTGGAAGGTTTGCAGCTGATGAAAAAGAGGAGATCAAACAGGATGTGGCCAGTGGAAG GTTTGCAGCTGATGAAAAAGAGGAGATCAAACAGGATGTGGCCAGTGGAACTCCAGGTGCTACTGCACCGACTGCTGCCCCGAATGAAACCTCCAGTGGCCCAGGAAGCCCATCAAACTAG